In Paenibacillus xylanilyticus, the genomic window AGTCTTTAGGTTGTGCATATAAGCGTGCAAAATACAGGCTTAACACAGAGCTTTCTATAAGAAATTAAATGTACAATAGGCAGGTGGGATTAATATTATGCAAACGGATGCTTTGAAGCTGGATAACCAATTATGCTTTGCCATATATGCTTGTTCACGTGAAATCACGAAGATGTACCAGCCATATCTCGAGGTGCTGGGTGTCACCTACTCGCAGTATTTGGTCATGATGGTATTGTGGGAGCGAGAGGAATGCACGGTTAAAGAAATCGGAGAGGCGCTCTACTTGGATTCGGGAACGTTGACACCGCTATTAAAACGCCTGCAATCTGCCGGACTCA contains:
- a CDS encoding MarR family winged helix-turn-helix transcriptional regulator, which translates into the protein MQTDALKLDNQLCFAIYACSREITKMYQPYLEVLGVTYSQYLVMMVLWEREECTVKEIGEALYLDSGTLTPLLKRLQSAGLIHRERSAQDERKVLITLTDSGKELRNKALSIPDSIQGDACLSSTEFESLLGQFKGLLQKVHETNMKEARK